In Methanosarcina barkeri MS, a single window of DNA contains:
- the uvrA gene encoding excinuclease ABC subunit UvrA has product MKNIIIKGAREHNLKNITVELPRDKLIVITGVSGSGKSTLAFDTVYAEGQRRYVESLSAYARQFLGLMNKPDVDSIEGLSPAISIEQKTTSKNPRSTVGTVTEIYDYLRLLFARVGTPYCPTHNIKIESQSPEKIADSLSRECEGMVTILAPIVRQKKGTYQQLFRELNSEGFTRMRVNGEIHRTDDEITLDRYKKHDIEVVVDRLDPSEDRSRLVEACENALNKADGLLIAVDSEGKDHLYSSNMACPVCGMAFEELQPRMFSFNSPFGACEACNGLGIKMEFDPDLIIPNKTLCIADGAVALYRNYLDSYRSQHLAAVAKHFGFDIFTPIEDLTDEQYNALMYGSDELMQFNMSMKNGDAHWSHRGTWEGLLPQSERLYSQTKSEYRRKELEKFMQVKPCPKCEGKRLKEKVIAVKFGGKSIIDVSNLSILECIRFFENVELSEKEKEIAKQVLKEIRSRLGFLEHVGLGYLTLSRGAGTLSGGEAQRIRLATQIGSNLMGVLYVLDEPSIGLHQRDNERLIQTLQTLRDLGNTLIVVEHDEDTIRSADYVLDIGPGAGVHGGYVVAEGTPEEIEQNPKSLTGQYLSGEKQIKTPALRRHSDAFIRLKGCRANNLKDIDVNIPIGVLTVVTGVSGSGKSTLIYETLYKALMKKINKSSVTPGDYDELVFDSEIDKVIVIDQSPIGRTPRSNPATYTKVFDAIRQAFAETKEAKIRGYKNGRFSFNVKGGRCEACQGEGLIKIEMNFLPDVYIECEECKGKRYNRETLEVKYRGKSIAEVLNMTVEEAAEHFENIPSIKRKLDTLIRVGLGYIKLGQSSTTLSGGEAQRIKLTRELSKKCTGKTIYLLDEPTTGLHFHDVKKLIAVLNRLVAKGNTVVVIEHNLDVIKSADYIIDLGPEGGNAGGEIIAEGTPEEVSTVQGSYTARFLAPKLSQSYLDMSGEEPVEAVFEEGEEFETDYEDLNDDQNEEDSEDFEEESEEDSEDSRGFKHNKHRANNAFQEQLI; this is encoded by the coding sequence ATGAAAAATATTATTATTAAAGGGGCACGGGAACATAACCTGAAAAACATCACGGTAGAACTCCCGCGGGACAAATTAATCGTTATTACAGGGGTATCAGGCTCAGGGAAATCCACCTTGGCTTTTGACACGGTTTATGCAGAAGGACAGCGGCGATATGTTGAGTCCCTCTCGGCTTATGCGCGGCAGTTCCTAGGGCTTATGAACAAGCCGGATGTGGACAGCATCGAGGGCTTATCTCCGGCAATATCCATTGAACAGAAAACGACCTCGAAAAACCCCCGAAGTACAGTCGGGACAGTTACCGAAATTTATGATTACTTGAGGCTGCTTTTTGCAAGAGTCGGCACCCCTTACTGCCCAACCCACAACATAAAAATCGAGTCTCAGTCTCCTGAAAAGATTGCGGACAGCCTGAGCAGAGAATGTGAAGGTATGGTTACCATTCTTGCGCCTATAGTCCGCCAGAAGAAAGGGACATACCAGCAGCTTTTCCGAGAACTGAACAGCGAAGGCTTCACCCGGATGAGGGTAAACGGCGAGATTCACAGGACTGACGATGAGATTACCCTTGACCGATACAAAAAACATGATATTGAAGTCGTGGTTGACCGGCTGGACCCTTCAGAAGACCGCTCAAGGCTTGTTGAAGCATGTGAAAATGCTCTAAATAAGGCAGATGGACTCTTAATAGCAGTTGATTCGGAAGGAAAAGACCACCTTTATTCCTCGAATATGGCCTGTCCTGTCTGCGGCATGGCTTTTGAAGAACTCCAGCCCAGGATGTTTTCTTTCAACAGTCCTTTCGGCGCCTGTGAAGCCTGTAATGGCCTCGGGATCAAGATGGAATTCGACCCTGACCTGATTATTCCGAATAAAACTCTCTGTATTGCAGACGGCGCAGTCGCTCTGTACAGAAATTATCTGGACAGTTACCGAAGCCAGCACCTTGCAGCTGTGGCAAAACATTTCGGTTTTGACATATTTACTCCCATTGAGGACCTCACAGATGAGCAGTATAATGCTCTCATGTACGGCTCGGACGAACTTATGCAGTTCAATATGAGCATGAAGAACGGGGATGCACACTGGTCTCATAGGGGCACCTGGGAAGGGTTGCTCCCGCAGTCCGAGAGACTGTACAGCCAGACAAAATCCGAGTACCGCCGAAAAGAACTTGAAAAATTCATGCAGGTTAAACCCTGTCCAAAATGTGAAGGCAAGAGACTGAAGGAAAAAGTGATTGCAGTAAAGTTCGGCGGGAAATCCATTATAGATGTATCCAATCTCTCAATTCTGGAGTGTATCCGGTTTTTCGAAAACGTGGAGCTCTCGGAAAAGGAAAAAGAGATCGCAAAACAAGTCTTAAAAGAAATTCGCTCCAGGCTCGGCTTTTTAGAGCATGTGGGGCTCGGCTATCTCACCCTTTCGCGAGGTGCAGGTACTCTCTCAGGCGGAGAAGCACAACGAATCCGGCTAGCTACTCAGATTGGCTCAAACCTCATGGGAGTGCTCTATGTGCTTGACGAACCTTCAATAGGACTGCACCAGAGAGACAACGAGCGGCTTATCCAGACTCTCCAGACTCTGCGGGATCTTGGAAATACTCTGATAGTCGTGGAGCACGATGAAGATACTATTCGGTCTGCTGATTATGTGCTCGATATAGGGCCAGGTGCAGGCGTTCATGGGGGTTATGTGGTAGCCGAAGGCACACCTGAAGAAATTGAACAGAATCCGAAATCTCTGACAGGCCAGTACCTTTCAGGAGAAAAACAGATAAAAACGCCTGCCCTTCGCCGGCACAGCGATGCATTCATCAGGCTTAAAGGGTGCAGGGCGAACAACCTGAAGGACATAGATGTGAATATTCCCATAGGGGTCCTGACCGTGGTTACAGGGGTCTCAGGGTCCGGAAAATCCACATTAATTTATGAGACCCTGTACAAAGCCCTGATGAAAAAGATAAATAAATCAAGTGTAACCCCAGGGGACTATGACGAATTGGTTTTCGATTCCGAGATCGACAAGGTAATCGTTATTGACCAGAGCCCTATCGGCAGGACTCCTCGCTCAAACCCTGCCACCTATACCAAGGTTTTTGATGCCATAAGACAGGCTTTTGCCGAAACAAAAGAAGCGAAAATCAGGGGTTATAAAAATGGGCGTTTCTCCTTCAATGTAAAAGGAGGGCGCTGTGAAGCCTGTCAGGGAGAAGGACTGATAAAAATCGAAATGAATTTCCTGCCTGATGTATACATCGAGTGTGAGGAATGCAAGGGTAAACGCTACAACCGTGAAACTCTCGAAGTAAAGTACAGGGGCAAATCGATTGCTGAAGTCCTGAACATGACCGTTGAAGAGGCTGCCGAGCACTTTGAAAACATCCCTTCAATCAAACGCAAACTCGATACTTTAATAAGAGTCGGGCTGGGCTATATCAAACTCGGCCAGAGCTCAACAACGCTTTCCGGTGGAGAAGCCCAGAGGATCAAGCTGACAAGGGAACTCTCCAAAAAGTGTACCGGAAAGACCATTTACCTCCTTGATGAGCCCACAACCGGACTTCACTTCCATGATGTCAAAAAACTCATCGCAGTTCTTAACAGGCTTGTGGCAAAAGGAAACACTGTGGTTGTAATAGAACATAACCTGGATGTAATCAAATCAGCAGACTATATCATTGATCTGGGTCCCGAAGGCGGGAACGCAGGCGGAGAAATTATTGCCGAAGGAACTCCGGAGGAAGTGTCCACAGTTCAGGGAAGCTATACTGCACGCTTCCTTGCTCCTAAACTTTCACAGTCATATCTCGACATGTCGGGAGAAGAACCTGTTGAAGCTGTTTTTGAAGAAGGGGAAGAGTTTGAGACCGATTATGAAGATCTTAATGACGATCAGAATGAAGAGGATTCTGAAGATTTTGAAGAAGAGTCGGAGGAAGACTCCGAAGACTCCAGAGGTTTCAAGCACAATAAACATAGAGCCAACAATGCATTTCAAGAGCAATTGATTTAA
- the uvrC gene encoding excinuclease ABC subunit UvrC produces MIDLEALPHLPGCYLFKNEEGTVIYVGKAKDLKKRVSSYFQKRDHDPKTASLIEAVTDLDFIVTNTEVEAFLLENTLIKKHWPRYNIALKDSKRYACIHLTDEKFPRIKLARKKADGGSFFGPFVSAKERDYIFEVVRKTFQLRTCKKMPKRACLRYHIAACSGPCIGAISAEDYAEKVKKAASVLKGNIRELIESMEKEMRELASRQQFEQAMVLRDEIAALEYLQEKQNMERQKKHNEDILNYIVRDDTVYLMLFKVYKGTLEDKQDYVFAFGENFLEEFLVQYYSENEPPEELILPEPLEESLVDFLSHVKGTKVKVTVPKQGEKKELLALALKNVEIGFFGDRKKLEALQSKLSLPKLPNVIECFDISHLSGTATVGSMVQFRGGRPDKHNYRRFKIESVEGIDDFASIAEVVRRRYSRLLEDKHDLPDLIIIDGGKGQLSSAFQELRKLKIRVPLISIAKREEEIYVPGIKSPLPIKKNEKASLFVQEIRDEAHRFAITYNRLLRQKSMIPKND; encoded by the coding sequence ATGATTGACCTGGAGGCTCTACCTCACCTACCTGGCTGTTATCTTTTCAAGAATGAAGAAGGGACTGTGATTTACGTAGGCAAGGCAAAGGACCTCAAAAAGCGGGTAAGCAGCTATTTCCAGAAACGAGACCATGATCCAAAAACTGCGAGCCTTATAGAGGCTGTAACGGACCTCGATTTTATTGTCACGAACACTGAAGTAGAGGCTTTTCTTCTGGAAAATACTCTTATCAAAAAACATTGGCCAAGGTATAATATTGCTCTTAAGGACTCAAAAAGGTATGCCTGCATTCATTTAACTGATGAAAAGTTTCCAAGGATCAAGCTCGCCCGGAAAAAAGCAGATGGTGGAAGCTTTTTTGGGCCCTTTGTCTCGGCAAAGGAAAGAGACTACATTTTTGAAGTTGTAAGAAAGACTTTCCAGCTTCGGACCTGTAAAAAGATGCCGAAACGGGCCTGCCTCAGATACCATATAGCGGCATGCAGCGGGCCCTGCATAGGTGCAATTTCCGCAGAAGACTATGCCGAGAAAGTGAAGAAAGCGGCCTCGGTCCTGAAAGGCAATATCAGAGAGCTTATCGAGTCTATGGAAAAAGAAATGAGGGAGCTGGCATCGAGGCAGCAGTTCGAGCAGGCCATGGTTCTCAGGGACGAGATTGCAGCCCTTGAGTATCTTCAGGAAAAACAAAATATGGAGAGGCAGAAAAAGCATAATGAGGATATTCTGAACTACATTGTCAGGGATGATACCGTTTATCTCATGCTCTTCAAGGTCTACAAAGGTACACTTGAAGATAAACAGGACTATGTTTTTGCCTTTGGGGAAAATTTTCTGGAAGAATTTCTTGTACAATATTATTCCGAGAACGAACCTCCTGAAGAACTAATTCTTCCTGAACCTCTCGAAGAATCGCTTGTTGACTTCCTTTCTCACGTCAAAGGAACAAAAGTCAAAGTTACGGTTCCGAAACAGGGAGAGAAAAAGGAACTTCTCGCCCTTGCCCTGAAAAATGTTGAGATAGGTTTCTTTGGAGACCGGAAAAAGCTCGAAGCCCTGCAGAGTAAACTATCCCTTCCGAAACTTCCGAATGTCATAGAATGTTTTGATATCTCTCATCTCTCAGGCACGGCTACGGTCGGTTCAATGGTTCAGTTCCGTGGGGGCAGACCTGATAAACACAATTATCGCCGCTTCAAGATCGAGAGTGTTGAAGGGATCGATGACTTTGCTTCCATTGCAGAGGTTGTACGCAGGCGTTATTCTCGCTTGCTCGAGGACAAGCATGACCTACCTGACCTTATCATTATAGACGGGGGAAAAGGACAGCTTTCTTCAGCTTTTCAGGAACTCAGAAAGCTCAAAATCAGGGTTCCTCTTATTTCGATAGCCAAGCGGGAAGAAGAAATCTATGTGCCCGGAATCAAGTCTCCTCTTCCCATCAAAAAAAACGAGAAAGCCTCTCTTTTTGTCCAGGAAATCCGGGACGAAGCTCACAGGTTTGCAATTACCTATAACCGCCTGCTAAGGCAAAAATCTATGATTCCTAAAAATGACTGA
- the uvrB gene encoding excinuclease ABC subunit UvrB: protein MKSSDKTSQAVSKKAIDTIRDTRYWDSPQFKLVSDFEPKGSQPQAIEKLVDGLENGEQYQTLLGVTGSGKTYTVANVINQVRKPTIVIAHNKTLAAQLYNEFKEFFPENRVEYFVSYYDYYQPESYLPARDQYIEKDAQINPKIEQMRLATTASLMSRQDVIVVASVSCIYGLGNPENFQKMGFELKLGDKVRRKEILQKLVEIQFERNDLELMPGRFRVKGDTIDIIPGYFDDIIRIELFGDEVDRISEVNKQTGQRTEEMDYFFVYPARHYVIPEEEQKSAIQSILEELEEHLPELGLLESHRLKQRTIYDMEMIQETGTCKGIENYSRHFDHRQLGEQPFCLLDYFPEDFLMVIDESHQTIPQLHGMYNGDRSRKKSLVDYGFRLPSAYDNRPLKFDEFEKYMKNVIFVSATPSDYEREHSAQIVEQIIRPTGLVDPEVEIRPLEGQVKDVMQEIRKIVERGDRALVTTLTKKLAEELTEYLARNEIKARYLHSDIKTIERTEIIRELRLGKFDVLVGINLLREGLDIPEVGFIGILDADKEGFLRDSKSLIQIIGRAARNASSKVVLYADNMTDSIKKAVRETERRRSMQIAYNKEHGIVPTTIRKPIREKVVDITDTKHIPKTEIPNMIIELETEMREAADRLDFERAIQVREMIKKLEKEIKVA from the coding sequence ATGAAATCTTCAGATAAGACATCCCAAGCTGTATCTAAAAAAGCCATTGACACAATACGAGATACCCGATATTGGGACAGCCCGCAGTTCAAGCTGGTTTCCGATTTCGAACCCAAGGGTTCCCAGCCGCAAGCAATCGAAAAACTTGTGGATGGGCTTGAAAATGGGGAGCAGTACCAGACCCTGCTTGGGGTAACAGGATCAGGGAAGACCTATACTGTTGCAAATGTCATAAACCAGGTCAGGAAACCGACGATTGTTATTGCTCATAACAAAACCCTTGCTGCCCAGCTTTATAATGAATTCAAGGAGTTCTTCCCTGAAAACAGGGTTGAGTATTTTGTTTCCTATTACGATTACTATCAACCTGAGTCCTATCTTCCTGCCAGGGACCAGTATATTGAAAAGGATGCCCAGATTAACCCCAAAATCGAGCAGATGCGACTTGCAACTACTGCTTCCCTGATGTCTCGTCAGGACGTTATTGTAGTGGCATCCGTATCCTGTATTTACGGGCTTGGCAATCCTGAGAATTTCCAGAAAATGGGGTTTGAATTAAAGTTAGGAGATAAGGTCCGGAGAAAAGAAATCCTGCAAAAGCTCGTTGAAATCCAGTTCGAACGGAACGACCTTGAGCTCATGCCAGGGCGCTTCAGGGTAAAAGGAGATACTATTGATATTATTCCCGGATATTTTGATGATATTATCCGGATTGAGCTTTTCGGAGATGAGGTCGACCGGATTTCCGAGGTAAACAAACAGACCGGTCAGCGAACGGAAGAGATGGACTATTTCTTTGTTTATCCTGCCAGGCACTATGTAATTCCTGAGGAGGAACAGAAAAGTGCAATTCAGTCCATCCTCGAAGAACTCGAAGAACACCTTCCTGAACTCGGGCTTCTCGAATCTCACAGGTTGAAACAGCGCACGATTTATGATATGGAAATGATTCAGGAAACCGGCACCTGTAAAGGCATTGAAAACTATTCTCGGCATTTTGACCACAGACAGCTAGGAGAACAGCCCTTCTGCCTGCTTGACTATTTCCCTGAGGATTTCCTGATGGTAATCGATGAGAGCCACCAGACCATCCCGCAGCTTCATGGAATGTACAACGGGGACCGCTCAAGGAAGAAGAGTCTTGTCGATTATGGGTTCAGGCTTCCCAGTGCTTACGATAACAGGCCTCTTAAGTTCGATGAATTCGAGAAGTACATGAAAAACGTGATTTTTGTCTCGGCAACGCCTTCAGATTATGAAAGAGAGCACTCAGCCCAGATCGTGGAACAGATTATCCGGCCAACAGGACTTGTTGACCCTGAGGTGGAAATTCGTCCTCTCGAAGGTCAGGTCAAAGATGTCATGCAGGAGATTCGGAAAATTGTGGAAAGGGGAGACCGTGCTCTTGTAACCACTCTGACAAAGAAACTTGCGGAAGAACTTACCGAGTACCTTGCAAGGAACGAAATAAAAGCTCGTTACCTGCACTCGGATATTAAAACGATAGAAAGAACTGAGATTATCCGCGAACTCCGCCTTGGAAAATTTGATGTCCTTGTAGGGATAAACCTGCTCAGAGAGGGGCTTGATATTCCGGAAGTGGGCTTCATTGGCATACTGGATGCGGATAAGGAAGGATTCCTGAGGGACTCAAAAAGCCTGATCCAGATCATAGGCCGTGCAGCCCGGAATGCCAGCTCGAAAGTTGTCCTGTATGCCGATAACATGACGGATTCCATCAAAAAAGCTGTTCGTGAGACTGAACGCCGCCGTTCCATGCAGATCGCCTACAATAAGGAACACGGCATCGTCCCGACAACTATCAGGAAACCAATTCGGGAAAAGGTCGTGGATATTACCGACACCAAACACATCCCGAAGACCGAGATTCCCAATATGATTATCGAACTGGAAACCGAAATGAGGGAAGCTGCTGACAGGCTGGACTTCGAAAGGGCAATTCAGGTAAGGGAAATGATAAAGAAGCTGGAAAAAGAGATCAAAGTAGCTTGA
- a CDS encoding nitrogenase component 1, whose product MALYGKGGIGKSTVAANLSAALAVLKKRVLQVGCDPKHDSTRLLLGGADIPTVLDYMRETPQEAQKLEDLVFEGYGGTACVEAGGPKPGIGCAGRGILSSFEVLKRVGLRASSFDVVLYDVLGDVVCGGFAVPLRKEYADAVFLVTSGEYMALYAANNILRGIRNFEDSVPRVAGIIFNRRGLFEEEERVFAFARATGLPVLASIPRDEVFSQAEKVGKTLAEAFPSSAPAGIFRELALYVKNMEKDRSLLHPANPLGDIELEALVLGRRERPCIKPFGTGSVSRKRSCAEPVSLSQENRPFAEIHMEIPETSFEKICPGIPEAQSAEISSRTPTEVSTSSQEKQLSRPLLCGCAFSGAVTATFQVNDAATVLHGPRSCTYITADALTRSFLLGDGRNISDKEKQVPGLLPTDMKEEDIIFGGLEKLENRIEEALLAGWQTVFVVSTCPGGIIGDNIREAASRAKVRFPGARVIPIPVEGVITGDFSAGMLEGSKRVADLIDPSVRPEKGLVNIIGERNFSPQEEKNFCIVEKLLQRLGYRVNCRFLKETDTLSLRSFKKAELNLLACTDPDTQAIQEYLSKRFRLEFFELPFPVGFRESSIWVKALAARLLPGKDVSSLLQEQEKVYKAGIGKYAPHLSGKRVLLVSYTEDISWVLDTIRDLGMEILKVGFSVSTFRKERPDLLSNEGFPVERNYTDEMRAKDVRDLRPDLVLSSYVPSVPEGGVHYDTIPISPQVGFLSGLELAKRWSTLLRLPVVEGWKYDGGDES is encoded by the coding sequence ATTGCTCTCTATGGGAAGGGGGGCATAGGCAAGTCCACGGTTGCTGCAAACCTCTCGGCTGCCCTTGCCGTTTTGAAAAAGCGGGTCCTTCAGGTTGGCTGCGACCCAAAACACGATTCCACCCGTCTGCTCCTTGGAGGGGCTGACATTCCCACAGTATTGGACTATATGCGTGAAACTCCTCAAGAAGCACAGAAGCTTGAAGATCTGGTCTTTGAAGGCTACGGAGGTACTGCCTGTGTGGAAGCCGGGGGGCCGAAACCAGGAATCGGATGTGCAGGTAGAGGGATACTGAGCAGTTTTGAGGTCTTAAAACGTGTGGGACTCAGGGCTTCTTCCTTTGACGTCGTACTTTATGATGTGCTTGGGGATGTTGTCTGCGGGGGGTTTGCGGTTCCCCTAAGAAAAGAATATGCCGATGCTGTTTTTCTGGTAACTTCAGGGGAATACATGGCCTTGTACGCTGCTAACAATATCCTCAGAGGAATCCGAAATTTTGAGGATTCAGTTCCCAGGGTTGCAGGTATTATCTTCAACAGACGAGGGCTTTTTGAGGAGGAGGAAAGGGTCTTTGCCTTTGCCCGGGCAACAGGTTTGCCTGTGCTGGCTTCTATTCCAAGGGATGAAGTATTTTCTCAGGCTGAAAAAGTAGGGAAAACTCTGGCTGAAGCTTTTCCTTCCTCTGCTCCTGCAGGTATTTTCAGAGAGCTGGCATTGTATGTGAAAAACATGGAAAAGGACCGAAGCCTGCTGCATCCTGCCAACCCTCTCGGTGACATTGAGCTTGAGGCTCTGGTGCTGGGAAGGCGGGAACGGCCCTGTATAAAGCCATTTGGAACAGGTTCTGTATCCAGAAAAAGATCCTGTGCTGAACCTGTTTCTCTTAGCCAAGAAAATAGGCCTTTCGCAGAAATCCATATGGAGATACCAGAAACAAGTTTCGAGAAAATCTGTCCGGGGATTCCAGAAGCGCAGTCTGCAGAAATTTCCTCCAGAACTCCAACAGAAGTATCCACATCATCCCAAGAAAAACAACTCTCCAGACCTCTCCTTTGCGGCTGTGCTTTTTCAGGGGCTGTGACTGCTACTTTTCAGGTTAACGATGCCGCCACGGTCCTACACGGGCCTAGGAGTTGCACCTATATCACGGCCGATGCCCTTACACGCTCGTTTTTATTAGGGGATGGAAGGAATATCTCAGATAAGGAAAAGCAGGTCCCTGGCCTCCTGCCGACAGATATGAAGGAAGAGGACATTATTTTTGGGGGACTCGAAAAACTTGAGAATAGAATAGAGGAAGCCCTTTTAGCTGGCTGGCAAACGGTCTTTGTGGTGAGCACCTGTCCAGGAGGAATCATAGGAGACAATATAAGGGAAGCAGCATCAAGAGCCAAAGTTCGTTTTCCTGGAGCCAGGGTCATTCCTATCCCTGTGGAAGGCGTCATTACGGGAGACTTTTCAGCCGGTATGCTCGAGGGCAGCAAACGCGTTGCTGATCTGATCGACCCCTCCGTAAGGCCCGAAAAAGGCCTGGTTAACATAATAGGAGAAAGGAATTTTTCCCCTCAAGAAGAAAAAAACTTCTGTATTGTTGAGAAATTGCTTCAAAGACTGGGATACAGGGTCAACTGCAGGTTTTTAAAAGAGACAGATACCCTTTCCCTTCGCTCTTTTAAAAAAGCGGAGCTCAACCTGTTAGCCTGTACCGACCCTGATACCCAGGCCATCCAGGAATACCTCTCCAAGCGTTTCAGGCTTGAGTTTTTTGAGCTTCCATTTCCTGTGGGTTTCCGGGAAAGTTCCATTTGGGTAAAAGCTCTGGCAGCACGCTTGCTTCCCGGAAAGGATGTCTCTTCCCTGCTGCAAGAACAGGAAAAAGTGTACAAAGCAGGGATCGGGAAATATGCTCCCCATCTATCGGGAAAGCGTGTACTCTTGGTGAGTTACACCGAAGATATCAGCTGGGTTCTGGACACAATCAGAGACCTGGGAATGGAAATCCTCAAGGTTGGTTTTTCAGTCTCGACTTTCAGGAAGGAACGTCCGGACCTCCTGTCCAATGAAGGATTCCCTGTGGAGAGAAATTATACGGATGAAATGAGGGCTAAGGATGTCAGGGATCTCAGGCCGGACCTTGTTCTTTCGAGTTATGTCCCTTCGGTTCCTGAAGGTGGAGTGCATTATGATACCATACCCATCTCCCCACAGGTTGGGTTCCTGAGCGGGCTTGAACTTGCAAAACGCTGGAGTACGCTTTTGAGGCTGCCAGTTGTGGAGGGATGGAAATATGACGGAGGCGATGAAAGTTGA
- a CDS encoding nitrogenase component 1, with amino-acid sequence MIFSPDAFTGSILTVEGIRDAAVILNGPTGCKLYHSFLSDRQFPRESSHDPLAFQDEFYFGQPRVPCTCLDGEDFIQGSLEKFERALAAVAAKEKGLLVVINSPGASLVGDDLENVIKKAGLQTRCFVVEKTGFSLPADQGFENTTLTLLEHLKFRSLFRPLNRPEFTKKVNLIGLSLLHKHWEGSVAEMKRLLSFLGLEVGAILLAGTSLDEIRESNNAACNIVLFPEYGRRVAEWYRKNFGTPAVFSPLGAPLGFDANESLLREVAAVLNIDPAPALAEVRKARQTSYQQISRFHSFSGLPKGASFSIQAESSLVFPLTHWLYSYLGMAPYAVKLLPGSDPEIARSLKSFLTEKGFCEAWDRDLSLESVDIAFADSFTLQLLKAKGCCKAGIEISLPDRGYIHFIPKTYLGVSGALFLLEEIINGLRST; translated from the coding sequence TTGATATTTTCCCCAGACGCTTTTACGGGCTCTATCCTGACTGTGGAGGGAATCAGGGACGCAGCTGTGATTCTAAACGGTCCTACAGGGTGCAAGTTATACCATAGTTTCCTTTCGGACAGGCAGTTCCCCAGAGAAAGTTCCCATGACCCCCTGGCATTCCAGGACGAGTTCTATTTCGGACAGCCCAGGGTCCCTTGTACCTGCCTGGACGGAGAAGATTTCATCCAGGGCTCCCTTGAAAAATTTGAAAGGGCACTTGCAGCAGTGGCAGCAAAAGAAAAAGGTTTGCTTGTAGTGATTAATTCCCCGGGAGCAAGCCTTGTTGGAGATGACCTGGAGAACGTAATTAAAAAGGCAGGGCTGCAGACTCGATGTTTTGTTGTGGAAAAGACGGGTTTTTCGCTTCCCGCAGATCAGGGCTTTGAAAATACTACTCTTACCTTGCTGGAACATCTGAAATTCCGTTCCCTTTTTCGACCTCTCAATCGCCCGGAGTTTACTAAAAAAGTGAATTTGATAGGACTTTCCCTTCTCCACAAACACTGGGAAGGCTCGGTTGCAGAAATGAAGCGGCTCCTGTCTTTCTTAGGCCTGGAAGTGGGAGCTATTTTACTTGCCGGAACTTCCCTCGACGAAATTCGGGAATCAAACAACGCAGCCTGTAATATTGTCCTTTTCCCCGAATACGGCAGAAGGGTTGCTGAGTGGTATCGGAAAAACTTCGGAACTCCTGCCGTGTTTTCTCCTCTTGGGGCTCCATTGGGTTTTGATGCGAATGAAAGCCTGTTGAGAGAAGTTGCAGCTGTCCTAAATATCGACCCTGCACCTGCACTTGCGGAAGTACGGAAAGCCAGGCAGACTAGTTATCAACAGATTTCACGTTTCCATTCATTCTCAGGGCTTCCCAAAGGAGCCAGTTTTTCAATCCAAGCCGAAAGCTCTCTTGTCTTTCCTCTTACACACTGGCTTTACTCCTACCTGGGCATGGCCCCTTATGCAGTAAAACTGCTTCCCGGAAGCGACCCTGAAATAGCAAGATCTCTTAAGTCATTTCTGACGGAAAAGGGCTTTTGCGAAGCCTGGGATAGGGACCTTTCGCTTGAATCGGTTGATATTGCCTTTGCTGACAGTTTTACCCTTCAGCTTTTAAAAGCAAAGGGATGCTGCAAAGCAGGTATCGAAATTTCCCTCCCGGACAGAGGGTACATCCACTTTATCCCGAAAACATATCTGGGAGTTTCGGGTGCCCTTTTCCTTCTAGAAGAAATCATTAACGGGCTGCGTTCCACATGA